The DNA segment CCAAACTTTTTGCATAATTCTTCGAACATTCAGATGGAAGTGAAATATTTCCTATGCTTGAAGGGGCTTGAGGCAGTGGTTGATCTAGGCATCACAAATTTATGGATTCAAAGTAATTCTGTGGCAACCATCCCATACCTTGCTGGATAAAAAGCATAATCAGGGAGTTTATGTTTTTTTGTCTAAATTTGTAAAATTTGAGAACTCTTCTGTTTTGGGAAAATCAAATATTGCTGTGGATAAAAAGCATAATCAGGGAGTTTATGTTTTTTGTCCAAATTTGTAAAATTTGAGAATTCTTATTTTTGGGAAAATAAAATATTGCTGCCAATCGGACAGGCAACTTTTGGGAGGGAGATTATGAGGAACTGTATGTGGATGAGCAAAATTCCTTAGTGTCTAGGCCCTCTTTTGAGTTCTGACATGTTAGAATCTTATGTTCTTGCAGTTATTCACtaataaaattttcatatataaaagtAAGCAAATAAAGCTGCAAATAGCTAGCAATCCTACCTATATATCATGCATTTGGGAAATCTGATAAAGTAAACAAATGATCTATGAATaacatcttaaagagtgataTCTTGGAAGACAGTCAATGATCACAACTTGTATCAGCCATAATAACCTAGACCCTAGAGAATTCTGAAATTACTTCATTAGGAACTGCAAATTAATTGAACATCTACAGAAGTATACAAAGATGCAGCAGGTGCAACAATATCCACCTGATGAAGATACCAATCTCGAACATACTTGATATATGTTGTGACATATGCAATGTAGATAATGAATAAGTACCATGTAGTAACATGCACAACACAAGCAGTATGCCACTGTTTCCAAACCAGAGGGTCAATATATTTCTGACATGTGGGCCAAAATAAAAGAATGTAAGCAAAGGCTTctagaaagtaaatgcaactgAAAACAATAAACACTAATCCAACATTGATACTTGATTGAGGATCAAAAGAAGGATGTCACAAAGCAGAccgataaatatattataaaaagcaAATATCATACCTGTCCATAATAGTAAGAAGTTGTTTCCTCACATCCTGTGCCCTCCTAAGTGAACGTGATTGTACGAAGTTTTCAAAGCACCATGGGCCAGAAAAGTTCTTAGCTTTCCAAGCCTCATATACAGCGAGCAATGTTAGATGATCCCCTTCAGGCTGAAAGAATTTTGCTCTTTTCTGATCTGCTTGAGCTTGTTTCTCTCTTGGTCTGTAGAAAATGTTCCCGGTCTGAATCATTGCTATAATAGTCAAAATTTCTTCACTGCATCCAAGGTCCACGCTAGCTAGAAGCATTTTCGAAAGTGGTGGCTCCAAAGGGAACTCAGCCATTTTTCTACCCAATTTTGTCAGGAGCCCCTCCTCATCCAAGGCTCCAAGACTGTATAGTTGTTCCATAGCAGAAATGAGTGCTTGAGGTGATGGTGGATCCATAAAATCAAAAGACAGAAGGTCATTTATACCCATAGCCTTCATATTAAGAACTGTCGCCCCAAGATTAATCCTCTGGATTTCTGGAATTGTCGTTGGAGACATTTCATTGCGATAAGCACTCTCTGTATAAAGACGGTAACATTTTCCTGGGCCAGTACGCCCAGCACGACCAGCTCGCTGCTTTGCAGATGCCTGTGAGATGGGAGTGATAACTAGTGAATCGAGCCCTAACTTTGGATTGTAGACATTTTGTTTTGCAAAACCTGGATCAACAACATAGTAAATCCCATCAATTGTCAAGGAAGCCTCTGCAATATTAGTGGCCACAACCACTTTCCTCTTTCCAGGAGGAGCAGGTTCAAAAATCCTCGACTGCATCTCACTGGGAAGAGCACTGTATACTGGCAAGATTATCAACTCAGGCACATTCTTCCCTAATCCTTTCATTCTCTCGTACAGAGACTGGCAAGCATGATCAATTTCTTCTTGGCCAGTCAGAAATAGAAGTACGTCTCCTTCAGGTTCTGTCAAGTGGATCTGAAGAACAGTGATCAATGCTGCATCCAGGTAATCAGTTTCTGGCTGCTTGGTGTAGAGTATCTCCACTGGGAAAGTTCTACCGGGAATGGTGAAGATATTACAGTTAAAGAAGTACCCGGAGAACTTCTCTGCATCAAGTGTTGCAGAGGTGACTATTAACCGAAGGTCtggtctccttttcacaagttgctTTAGTAACCCAAAAAGAACATCAGTGTGAATGGTCCTTTCATGAGCTTCATCCAACATTATTACAGAGTACTGTGAGAGGCTTTCATCAACTAAAATCTCCCTAAGAAGCATACCATCTGTCATATACTTGATCACTGTCTCAGGCCCAGTGCAGTCCTCAAACCTAATAGCATAACCAACCTCCTCACCCAGACGGCAACCAAACTCTTCTGCTACCCTCTTTGCAACCGACATAGCTGCCACCCTACGAGGTTGTGTGCAACCAATCTTTCCTCTAGTTGTGTACCCTGCCTCAGCTAGATACTGAGTCACCTGTGTTGTCTTGCCTGAACCTGTCTCTCCAATCACAACCAGTACCTGATTATCATGCACAGCTTGAATTAGCTCTTTTTTCAATTTGTAAATAGGAAGACTTTGCCTTTGTTCCTGTATCGATAGCTTAGACCTCTGCCCAAATGTTAAAGCCTTTCCATAAGCATCTTTCTTCCACTCGGGCATCTCATAGGCTGACAACCCAACTCCCCTAAGCTCCTGCGCAAGGTGCCTCTCACCTGTTTCTGGCATTGGGTCCTCCCAAGGACGATTTAGATCTTTTGGAATTGAATCCAGCATTGTCCTCTGCTGTTGCTCTCTTAACTCCCTCCTTTCCTTGATAAGAGCTGACTGAAGTGCTGCAGCCCTGCTCAAAGACCCCTCCGGATTCTTGAAAATTTTGACAGGGGACATGTCGATCGAAAATCGACTCTGCCCTTGCAAGAAGGCAGGCTCATCCTCGTTAAGCTCGATCTCTATCTCCTCCTCAGCTCCCTCTTCCTGATACAAAAGCCCATCTCCATCGTCATCAAACATTGGGTAATCCCGGACTCCCAAAACTCCAGAAGCAACAAGCTGCTTTGCCTCCCACCTCTCGGGCGAGCTCATCCGCTTGAGCGGGCGCCTTGATGAtccttccacatcttcttctacTATCGTAATCCCTGAAAGACCCAACCTTCTAGTCGGGCCACCATCCCTACTGGCTGGGTTCGCCCTATACGCTTCGTCCTCAGAGCTCTTCTTCATTGGGAGTAGATCCTTTCCAGTCTTCTGATCCACATCCCTCATAGACAAGCTAAGCTTCTGCCCTGACACTGAAATCACCTTCACATAGACTTCTTGATCacgcttcaccacatccttcgcaTTAGCAATTCTCCGGCTGGCAATCTGGGAGACATGAACCAGTCCTTCCTTTCCTCTCAAGTCGGTCAGCTGCACGAAGCAACCAGTGTCCATGACACGCGAAATTCTTCCCTTGTAGACCTCATAAAGCTCTGGCTCATCAGAAATTcttcggctagggttagggtttctccTAGTCTTGCTGTCTTCGTCATCTTCATCCACATTGTGGCCCCTTGAATCGCTGTATTTATCCCTTCTATAATCCccatctctatctctatctctatctctatctctgcCTCTGTCTCTATATCTATCCCTCTCCTCGCCTCTGTGTCTGTCTCTGTCCCGATCACTTCTGCGCCTCTCATCCCGCTCTCGGTCACGTTCCCTATCATGTTGCCTGCGTCCGGCCTCCGATTTGCGGTCGGCGTCCTTCTCCATCTCCAACCGGAGATCCTTGGCGCGCTCGAGGTCGTCGGGGCGGGAGAGAGCGGGGAAGGCGGACGCCTTCTTTTTGGACTGGGACTGGGGATCGGAGGGAAGCGGCTTGCTAGCCTTGGATCCGGGGGGGAGGATGGCGTGGATGATGGTGAGGAGGGTTCGGACGAAGTAGTCGGGCATCTCGGCGCCGTTCGCCTTGAGCTTGGCGTCGAAATCGTCAACGGTCTCGGAGTCGCGGCCGAGCTCGGTGATGAACTCAGCCAGGACCTTGTCGCCGCAGCCGATGTGGGACTCCAGCTCCGTGCACACCTTGGAGACCAGAGAGAGGTACTCGAGCTTCTTCAGGCCCTCGTCCCCCGGCGCCACCTCCGCGGCCGTAGCCATGGTGGATAAGAGAAAACAGAGAAGGAAGATTTAGGGTTAGGGTCTAGTAGATCGGTGATGGGAAAACCGGTGGCGAGAGGAGGAAGAAGCCACGCGCTTCGAACGCCAATGTCGGGTACTGCCTCAGTCGCCTTATGCCCTATCCCTGCACCGATTGAAACCGCGTATTTGCCCTTGCAATGTCGAATTACCCCTTTCCGAATAAATATCCTAAATTAATTGATTTTCTAAATTCAATAAATATAAATCAGAATTGAAATAGAATTATAAAATCATGTAAATTCACAAGgattgtttatatcatgttatgtcaataaatataataatatttataagaatTTCTTGTAAACTCACCATGATCGATGATTGTATGATTGACTTTCTAAATATATATGATAAGAAATTATTTAATAGAAatcatgtaaatataaaaattctcaaagtgaaacaaataactttatctatctTAACATAATCAGTTAAAAAACATAAATACTATATattagataaaaaataaaaaaaaaataattttaatatgtaagatgttaaaattatatttttatctataaaattactgagaataaaagaaatattaaaattatctttttgtccattATTTTTGTGTCTATttagtattatatttttttattaatataataaatataaaaaataatttttaatataaaatttttaagtataaaaTTAATGATACTAATAGCATGTATAAGATAATGTGTAATTATTCTGATTTTCAATAATTTAATGTCTAGTTGGATATTCATAATAAAAGAATAGAACGttaaaaagaatatttataatttttatttataaatctgaattctattaattattttttataataatgtcCCGTGTGGGGGCTCTGCTCGCCTACTCTACTATCGTTGCCTCGAGGTAAGCCCTACGCCATCtgccctcttctcctcttccgtcCGTGTTTGAGAGCTTACCCTTATCGCGAGGGAAATAGCAACGGATGATGCATTCCGCCACAACCCCGTCTCAATTTCCGGTCACATGGTAAGTCGGTGCGTCGAATCCCATCGATCGTTGTTACTTCTCGTAGTTTCTATACGCTGCCCTTCGAGTGTTTGATGATATGATACTGACGCATCTTTTTCTCTATGGTATGCGATATGCATGACGTTTAGTGCTGGAAATCTTTTGTGGCATGTGTTATTCTCTGAAGAGTTTAGTAGATTTTGTTTGGCATGATTTTGGCAAGTTATTATTTTGCAGCTGTGAAGCGTTAAATTCTCCTGCAATTTCTTTAGAGAAAGACATTTCTCTTAACATCCACAATTTTCTTGTTTCCGAAGGTTTTCTCGTTCTGATAGTGCAAGTGGGAAATCTGTGAGGATTCATCATCGGCTGCCTTTTCCCATATCTGTCAAGTTGCAAAGGATTATGATGAAAAGTAGTTCGTTTCCTACAAATTCCAGTTTAAGTCTCGTAAATGAAGAAAGGGGCCGGGTAGAGCATAAAGTTGGTGAGCACGATGCTGTGATTATTGTTGACCATGGATCTCGACGGCAAGAATCTAATCTTATGCTAAGTAAGCTTCAATGTTTAACATCTTTTGTACTGCTATCGTCCTCTTTGCCATTTTTATCCTATCTGATATGGTATATTTGCTGTTTCTGCAGACGAGTTTGTTGCAATGTTCAAAGCTAGAACTGGTTATCAGATAGTTGAGCCTGCTCATATGGTAATTGCTCATTGTTTTACTGCTTAACTATTCTGAGGACAATCAATCCAATGCCATATCCAATTGGCATAGTGCAATACACCCCCATATGAAACTGAGCAagaataagcttgaagtgctatcTCTGTGGACACCAGTTCTATGAAAGTTAAGATCCTGATATACACATAAAAATGCATCATTATGAGGTCTTTTAGAAAATGTAGCAAATAATACGTAGAATAAAGGGCCCTCTATTAAGCTTTTCGGCCATGAACAATATATACCTTCAAGTTGTTTTAATTGATGTAAAACTTGTGATATCTAGGCTACTAATGAAGTTATCAACATGAAATATGGTAGCTTTATATTGTGAATTAATCTCTGTCAAACTTTTGTTGTTTTTTTTCTAAATGTGCCTCTAAAGCATGTTTTTTAACAAGATGGGCTTGCATGCCTGTAGTTGCTTCATCAAGCATGATGGAAACAATTCACATATCTGAGATTGCTTCACTCCTGATGGATGTAAAACTGGAAAATTTTGAGATGCTTACTTTACAGAGCCATCTGCATTTTCTTAGCTCTCAACTTTTTTAATTCTTTTACTGTtaaagttttctttttcaaagTTTTTATATTGATGATCTAATAAAAGTAGAACTGGATtagttattttgttttttttcatcAAGCTCGAATCAAATATATACTGAAGAATGTATATTTTCTTAGAGTCAGAGTATGTTCATTAGTTAATTCTCTGCTATTCTCGATAGTTGCATAGGAAATGGCTGAACTAATCTGTTTGAAAAACTAGGAATTGGCCAAGCCATCAATCAACGATGCATTTAGACTATGCATGCAAAAAAGAGCCAAGCGTGTTATCATCAGTCCATTTTTTCTTTCCCCAGGACGACATTGGCTGCAGGTATGCTCAGTACACATAGTTTGCTCATTGTCTTGCTAATAAACCtgcaaaagaaaataaatcttTACTGTTGTTCCCTAGGATATCCCTGCGTTAGTAGCTGATGCATCCAAAGAGCACTCAGGCATATCCTATATCATAACAGCACCTCTTGGTCTGCATGAACTCATGGTGGTATGAGATTTCCTCATCTTCTCTTTGCATTTACATGTACATTGTTGTTGTTATTTGCATCAGCATGAATACTTGGGTAGGTCCATCAATACACAGGTGACATATCATATACTTGAAATATTGATAAACCAAATCATCATGGTGCTGACAATGCAAGAAGAGAAAGAGCCAGGTGTTGATGTCACATCACACATGGTATTTGGAAATTAACAACAGTTGATTGGATTTTGTGGTCAATCCAGATTCTAGGACCTCTCGAGGACATTCTGACAATTGACTTTTTCAACATTATATAGAataaaaatcattttaatagaagcaGCTATCAGTTCATCCAATGGGAAAGCTGGTATCTATCGAAGAGCTGAGTTGTAATAATCTGCTCGACTGTGCCCCGACAAAACTAGTGCATGATCGAGACCAAGGATCATGGGATGGGTATTTCCTCGTGAGATGGGACAAGTCACTGTTGCCTCAAACAATTTAAAGTAGCTTCTCCAATGACTTCTATTAATTTCATAACCTTGATTCAAATTTGCAATTGATAGTTATACAGGATAACCTTGAAAGTGTCAATCCTGTACCATGTACCAGTTCTTTCCCCAGTCTACATTGATgagagcaaggttcgcaataccgtaccgtaccggagtttcgacttgggctcggtaccggtacggtacggtatacacccaggtgtaccgagcggtatattcaggcgtgccgagcactgtagcagtactacagtgctacagtactgctacagtgtcgggaacggtaacatatggtccgcgtaccgaaagcctgtcggaccggtacgtaccgcccgtaccgggcggtacagaccggtactgcaaaccatggatGAGAGGTCCATAGCCTAGGGTTGTCTATTCTGTTTGATAATTATACTTGAAATAGCATTGACAGAAAAGGATTAAAGAGAGTCGGCTTCCTCATTCTTTCCTTGTAGAATGCTGCCTTCGCCAAAGGCCAGTTGGGGTTTTGAGGTATCAACTCATGAGGTATTCAGGGTCATGACCAGGGAAACATGTGATCCAGCTCAggaaaacaatgattgaaatacacAGATATGTACAGCCTTTAAATAACCACATAAAAAGAGAGGACAGATCATAACCTCTTTTACCGTCAGATCGGTGTGTACAGAGTAATAAGGGCTATGTTCTCCATGATCATGTGGATGAATTGCACCATCAAGTGTAGATGGCATGCTTTGCACCAAGCAAAGTGGTGTAACATATCTCTCAGTATGATATCATATTGTAGTTGTGATATACTACAGTATTAAGCTTAGGCAAACAATAAGAATGAGGTATCGCGATTGATATAAGGCATTAAAATATACTAATCATTTTGTCATTAGTAATTTGTAACCAGTATGAATGTCTAGAACTTGTTTTTGTTTATTTTCACAGTACTTATCAAAATGGCTCCCTTCAGTCGTCTCAGAACTTTGTTTTGGTTCCACTCAAGTCAACCTTCAACCATGATGTGCTGGTCAGATCAGCTTCATGCATGTGTTATTGTTCGAATGCCTGCATTCTCGTTTATCTTTATTGTGGGTACCGGATGGTCTCATGGACATCATATTCCAGTTTGtaattaatttctttttattctttacaaAACAAGCCTTGTGTGTTTATTATTGGGTTCTCACTCCATGACGAAGTGCCGAAATTCAGTTTTACCAAGATGTCATTTTATGTTCTATCCTACCAG comes from the Musa acuminata AAA Group cultivar baxijiao chromosome BXJ1-10, Cavendish_Baxijiao_AAA, whole genome shotgun sequence genome and includes:
- the LOC135596220 gene encoding probable pre-mRNA-splicing factor ATP-dependent RNA helicase DEAH5 is translated as MATAAEVAPGDEGLKKLEYLSLVSKVCTELESHIGCGDKVLAEFITELGRDSETVDDFDAKLKANGAEMPDYFVRTLLTIIHAILPPGSKASKPLPSDPQSQSKKKASAFPALSRPDDLERAKDLRLEMEKDADRKSEAGRRQHDRERDRERDERRRSDRDRDRHRGEERDRYRDRGRDRDRDRDRDGDYRRDKYSDSRGHNVDEDDEDSKTRRNPNPSRRISDEPELYEVYKGRISRVMDTGCFVQLTDLRGKEGLVHVSQIASRRIANAKDVVKRDQEVYVKVISVSGQKLSLSMRDVDQKTGKDLLPMKKSSEDEAYRANPASRDGGPTRRLGLSGITIVEEDVEGSSRRPLKRMSSPERWEAKQLVASGVLGVRDYPMFDDDGDGLLYQEEGAEEEIEIELNEDEPAFLQGQSRFSIDMSPVKIFKNPEGSLSRAAALQSALIKERRELREQQQRTMLDSIPKDLNRPWEDPMPETGERHLAQELRGVGLSAYEMPEWKKDAYGKALTFGQRSKLSIQEQRQSLPIYKLKKELIQAVHDNQVLVVIGETGSGKTTQVTQYLAEAGYTTRGKIGCTQPRRVAAMSVAKRVAEEFGCRLGEEVGYAIRFEDCTGPETVIKYMTDGMLLREILVDESLSQYSVIMLDEAHERTIHTDVLFGLLKQLVKRRPDLRLIVTSATLDAEKFSGYFFNCNIFTIPGRTFPVEILYTKQPETDYLDAALITVLQIHLTEPEGDVLLFLTGQEEIDHACQSLYERMKGLGKNVPELIILPVYSALPSEMQSRIFEPAPPGKRKVVVATNIAEASLTIDGIYYVVDPGFAKQNVYNPKLGLDSLVITPISQASAKQRAGRAGRTGPGKCYRLYTESAYRNEMSPTTIPEIQRINLGATVLNMKAMGINDLLSFDFMDPPSPQALISAMEQLYSLGALDEEGLLTKLGRKMAEFPLEPPLSKMLLASVDLGCSEEILTIIAMIQTGNIFYRPREKQAQADQKRAKFFQPEGDHLTLLAVYEAWKAKNFSGPWCFENFVQSRSLRRAQDVRKQLLTIMDRYKLDVVSAGKNFTKIRKAITAGFFFHAARKDPQEGYRTLVENQPVYIHPSSALFQRQPDWVIYHELVMTTKEYMREVTVVDPKWLVELAPRFYKGADPTKMSKRKRQERIEPLYDRYHEPNSWRLSKRRA
- the LOC103969271 gene encoding sirohydrochlorin ferrochelatase, chloroplastic-like isoform X1 encodes the protein MMHSATTPSQFPVTWFSRSDSASGKSVRIHHRLPFPISVKLQRIMMKSSSFPTNSSLSLVNEERGRVEHKVGEHDAVIIVDHGSRRQESNLMLNEFVAMFKARTGYQIVEPAHMELAKPSINDAFRLCMQKRAKRVIISPFFLSPGRHWLQDIPALVADASKEHSGISYIITAPLGLHELMVDVMNDRIKHCLTHVAGDADECSVCAGTGKCRLYQP
- the LOC103969271 gene encoding sirohydrochlorin ferrochelatase, chloroplastic-like isoform X2; translated protein: MVSRFSRSDSASGKSVRIHHRLPFPISVKLQRIMMKSSSFPTNSSLSLVNEERGRVEHKVGEHDAVIIVDHGSRRQESNLMLNEFVAMFKARTGYQIVEPAHMELAKPSINDAFRLCMQKRAKRVIISPFFLSPGRHWLQDIPALVADASKEHSGISYIITAPLGLHELMVDVMNDRIKHCLTHVAGDADECSVCAGTGKCRLYQP